From Saccharibacillus brassicae:
CCGAAGTGCTGACCGCGCGCGCCGACGTGCGCAGCCGGGCCGAAGTGCTGCGCATGCGCGACGAGCTCAAATCGGCGGGCTTCGTGCCCGACGTGCTCGTCAACAACGCCGGCGTCTCGCATTACGGCATGCTGTGCGACGTGACGGACGAAGAATGGGACCGCGTGATGGAAGTCAATCTCAAAGGCACTTTTTTGTGCAGCCAGGCGTTCATGGAAGAAATGGTCTCCCGCAAATACGGAAGGATTATTAACATCTCTTCCGTTTGGGGGCTGGCCGGCGCTTCCTGCGAAGTCGTCTATTCGGCGGCAAAAGGAGGAATCAACGCCTTTACCAAGGCGCTTGCCAAAGAACTTGCCCTGTCGGGCGTTTCGGTAAATGCGGTGGCTCCCGGAGCCGTGCGCACGGCAATGCTTGATGCGCTGTCCGCGGAAGAATTGGCTGCGCTGGCGGAAGAAATTCCGGTCGGGCGACTGGCCGAACCGCGCGAGATCGCGGAGACGGTCCGTTTCCTGTCGCTGCCCGAGTCGGCGTACATGACCGGACAGATTCTGAGCCCGAACGGCGGATGGGTCACCTGAGGCCCGGCGCGAAGCGCGACGCCCCGCCCAAAGATGAAGAATCTGTTTCTTGCGTTTAAACGGCATTTTTAATATCATTAGACAAAGGTCGGAGTCATGGGCTCGGACCGGCTTCAGCCTTCAAAATTGCGCGCGACACGGAAGTGGGATGGATCATGGAAACTAAACAATGGTATATGGAATATCGCATACATAAGAATCGGCCGGGCCTGCTCGGGGACATCGCGTCGATTCTGGGCATGCTGGAAGTCAATATCATCACGATCAACGGCGTCGAAGGACGGACCCGGGGCATGCTGCTGGAGACGACGGACGACGAGAAAATTCAACTGCTGGGCGCCATGCTCAAAAAAGTCGACAGCGTCACGGTGACGGCCCTGCGCCCGCCGAAGCTGGTCGACATTTTGGCGGTGCGCCACGGCCGGTACATCGAGCGCGACTCGGACGACCGCAAAACGTTCCGGTTTACGCGCGACGAACTCGGTCTGCTGGTCGATTTTCTGGGGGAACTGTTCAAGCGCGAAGGCAACCAGGTGATCGGGCTGCGCGGCATGCCGCGCGTCGGCAAGACGGAATCCATCATTGCCGGCAGCGTATGCGCGATGAAGCACTGGACGTTCGTTTCGTCGACGCTGCTGCGCCAGACGGTGCGGAGCCAAATGTCGGAAGAAGAGATGAACCCGAATAACGTGTTTATCATCGACGGCATCGTCAGCACGATCCGCTCGAACGAAAAGCATTACCAGCTGTTGAAAGAAATCATGGCGATGCCGTGCACCAAAGTGATCGAGCATCCGGATATTTTTATGCGCGAGTCGGAATACGACCATTCGCAGTTCGACATGATCATCGAGCTGCGCAGCACGCCGGACGAAGAGATCATTTACGACACGTTCGCCACGAGTTATACCGACGACATCTAGGGCATTGAAGCCTTGTTCGGAACAGCGTTTCCGCAGGGCTTTGCATACAACAAGGAGGGATGAACGGAATGTCCGATCTGGGACAGCAGTTAAAAGAAGCCCGTTTGCAAAAAGGGCTGTCACTTGAAGACGTGCAGGAAATGACCAAAATCCGTAAACGTTATCTGGAAGCGATCGAGCAGGGGGATTTCAAGGTTCTGCCGGGCAGCTTTTACGTCCGGGCCTTCATTAAGACCTATGCGGAAGCGGTAGGACTCGATCCGGAAGCGCTGCTGCAAAACCATCCCAAGGACGTGCCGGCCGCCGAGCCGGAGAACGTCATGGAACCGGTGCTGACCAAACGTTCGGCCCGTACGGCCGCAGCGGCGGGGTCGGGCGGAGGAAGCGGACGTCCGGGCGGACGCAGCGAAGGCAGCAAAGGGCTGTCGACGGCGCTGATGTGGACGTTCCCGATCCTGATCCTGATCATCGTGGCCATCGTATACGTCAACAGCAACAAAGACGATACGCAGGCCAGCGACGATACGACGCCGGACACGGCGGCGACGACGAAGCCTGCGGACAGCGCGACGACGACGCCTGCCCCTGCGGACACGACGCCAACGGATACGACGGGCGGCGGCACGCAGGCTCCAGCCACAACCGATCCGGCAGCTCCGCCAGCGGAAGAGACGCCGCCAGCCGAAACGCCGTCCACGACGGAGACGCCTCCGGCCGACACGGGTACCGTGGACGGCGGAACGGACGCGGAACCGGCTGAAGGAACCGAAGGAACCGAAGGAACGCCGACGGAAGATCCGGCGGCTCCGGACGAAGCCGGCACGAC
This genomic window contains:
- the ymfI gene encoding elongation factor P 5-aminopentanone reductase, giving the protein MPDGEKKAGRRKPSGTAVLVTGASGGIGSAIAERFAADGCRVALHYSSSAEAVRAAADRCASLGAAEVLTARADVRSRAEVLRMRDELKSAGFVPDVLVNNAGVSHYGMLCDVTDEEWDRVMEVNLKGTFLCSQAFMEEMVSRKYGRIINISSVWGLAGASCEVVYSAAKGGINAFTKALAKELALSGVSVNAVAPGAVRTAMLDALSAEELAALAEEIPVGRLAEPREIAETVRFLSLPESAYMTGQILSPNGGWVT
- a CDS encoding YmfK family protein, which produces METKQWYMEYRIHKNRPGLLGDIASILGMLEVNIITINGVEGRTRGMLLETTDDEKIQLLGAMLKKVDSVTVTALRPPKLVDILAVRHGRYIERDSDDRKTFRFTRDELGLLVDFLGELFKREGNQVIGLRGMPRVGKTESIIAGSVCAMKHWTFVSSTLLRQTVRSQMSEEEMNPNNVFIIDGIVSTIRSNEKHYQLLKEIMAMPCTKVIEHPDIFMRESEYDHSQFDMIIELRSTPDEEIIYDTFATSYTDDI
- a CDS encoding helix-turn-helix domain-containing protein, with protein sequence MSDLGQQLKEARLQKGLSLEDVQEMTKIRKRYLEAIEQGDFKVLPGSFYVRAFIKTYAEAVGLDPEALLQNHPKDVPAAEPENVMEPVLTKRSARTAAAAGSGGGSGRPGGRSEGSKGLSTALMWTFPILILIIVAIVYVNSNKDDTQASDDTTPDTAATTKPADSATTTPAPADTTPTDTTGGGTQAPATTDPAAPPAEETPPAETPSTTETPPADTGTVDGGTDAEPAEGTEGTEGTPTEDPAAPDEAGTTGEETPAETGTPNTTGATLVTPAGQQGKTTIFDAQPAAAGTPVKVTINASGMSWLEVYRGSTSGEKLYYQNTKEGESMSFDLDAQGLYIKSGYSPVTDIRVDGQPIVDGKTTSRLQVNLKN